In Manis pentadactyla isolate mManPen7 chromosome 11, mManPen7.hap1, whole genome shotgun sequence, one DNA window encodes the following:
- the DEGS2 gene encoding sphingolipid delta(4)-desaturase/C4-monooxygenase DES2 isoform X1, giving the protein MPKQWGWCPEATLVRVPTLAPQVCKGGLGTLHGFPWHWAAAKYPAIKALMRPDPHLKWAVLVLVLAQLLACWLVRGLAWRWLLFWAYAFGGCVNHSLTLAIHDISHNAAFGTGRAAHNRWFAVFANLPVGLPYAASFKKYHVDHHRYLGGDGLDVDVPTRLEGWLFCTPARKLLWLALQPFFYSLRPLCVNPKAVTRMEVCNALVQLAADATIFTLGGLKPMAYLLASSLLGLGLHPISGHFVAEHYMFLKGHETYSYYGPLNWITFNVGYHMEHHDFPSIPGRNLPLVRKIAPEYYDHLPQHHSW; this is encoded by the exons ATGCCCAAGCAGTGGGGCTGGTGCCCAGAGGCCACCCTGGTGAGGGTCCCAACCCTGGCCCCCCAGGTATGCAAAGGAGGCTTGGGTACTTTGCATGGATTTCCCTGGCACTGGGCTGCGG CCAAGTACCCGGCCATCAAGGCCCTGATGCGGCCGGACCCTCATCTCAAGTGGGCGGTGCTGGTGCTGGTGCTGGCACAGCTGCTGGCCTGCTGGCTCGTGCGGGGGCTGGCGTGGCGCTGGCTGCTCTTCTGGGCCTACGCCTTTGGCGGCTGTGTGAACCACTCGCTGACGCTGGCCATCCACGACATCTCACACAACGCCGCCTTTGGCACGGGCCGCGCCGCCCACAACCGCTGGTTCGCTGTGTTTGCCAACCTGCCCGTGGGCTTGCCCTACGCTGCCTCCTTCAAGAAGTACCATGTGGACCACCACCGCTACCTGGGCGGCGACGGGCTGGACGTGGACGTGCCCACGCGCCTGGAGGGCTGGCTCTTCTGCACGCCGGCCCGCAAGCTGCTCTGGTTGGCGCTGCAGCCGTTCTTCTACTCCCTGCGGCCGCTGTGCGTGAACCCCAAGGCCGTGACCCGCATGGAGGTGTGCAACGCCCTGGTGCAGCTGGCAGCCGATGCCACCATCTTCACCCTCGGGGGGCTCAAGCCCATGGCCTACCTGCTGGCCAGCTCcctgctgggcctgggcctgcacCCCATCTCGGGCCACTTTGTGGCCGAGCACTATATGTTCCTCAAGGGCCACGAGACCTACTCCTACTACGGGCCCCTCAACTGGATCACCTTCAACGTGGGCTACCACATGGAGCACCACGACTTCCCCAGCATCCCGGGCCGCAACCTGCCCCTG GTGCGGAAGATCGCGCCCGAGTACTACGACCACCTGCCGCAGCACCACTCCTGGTGA
- the DEGS2 gene encoding sphingolipid delta(4)-desaturase/C4-monooxygenase DES2 isoform X2 — protein MGNSAGRSDFEWVYTDQPHTQRRKEMLAKYPAIKALMRPDPHLKWAVLVLVLAQLLACWLVRGLAWRWLLFWAYAFGGCVNHSLTLAIHDISHNAAFGTGRAAHNRWFAVFANLPVGLPYAASFKKYHVDHHRYLGGDGLDVDVPTRLEGWLFCTPARKLLWLALQPFFYSLRPLCVNPKAVTRMEVCNALVQLAADATIFTLGGLKPMAYLLASSLLGLGLHPISGHFVAEHYMFLKGHETYSYYGPLNWITFNVGYHMEHHDFPSIPGRNLPLVRKIAPEYYDHLPQHHSW, from the exons CCAAGTACCCGGCCATCAAGGCCCTGATGCGGCCGGACCCTCATCTCAAGTGGGCGGTGCTGGTGCTGGTGCTGGCACAGCTGCTGGCCTGCTGGCTCGTGCGGGGGCTGGCGTGGCGCTGGCTGCTCTTCTGGGCCTACGCCTTTGGCGGCTGTGTGAACCACTCGCTGACGCTGGCCATCCACGACATCTCACACAACGCCGCCTTTGGCACGGGCCGCGCCGCCCACAACCGCTGGTTCGCTGTGTTTGCCAACCTGCCCGTGGGCTTGCCCTACGCTGCCTCCTTCAAGAAGTACCATGTGGACCACCACCGCTACCTGGGCGGCGACGGGCTGGACGTGGACGTGCCCACGCGCCTGGAGGGCTGGCTCTTCTGCACGCCGGCCCGCAAGCTGCTCTGGTTGGCGCTGCAGCCGTTCTTCTACTCCCTGCGGCCGCTGTGCGTGAACCCCAAGGCCGTGACCCGCATGGAGGTGTGCAACGCCCTGGTGCAGCTGGCAGCCGATGCCACCATCTTCACCCTCGGGGGGCTCAAGCCCATGGCCTACCTGCTGGCCAGCTCcctgctgggcctgggcctgcacCCCATCTCGGGCCACTTTGTGGCCGAGCACTATATGTTCCTCAAGGGCCACGAGACCTACTCCTACTACGGGCCCCTCAACTGGATCACCTTCAACGTGGGCTACCACATGGAGCACCACGACTTCCCCAGCATCCCGGGCCGCAACCTGCCCCTG GTGCGGAAGATCGCGCCCGAGTACTACGACCACCTGCCGCAGCACCACTCCTGGTGA
- the DEGS2 gene encoding sphingolipid delta(4)-desaturase/C4-monooxygenase DES2 isoform X3, giving the protein MRPDPHLKWAVLVLVLAQLLACWLVRGLAWRWLLFWAYAFGGCVNHSLTLAIHDISHNAAFGTGRAAHNRWFAVFANLPVGLPYAASFKKYHVDHHRYLGGDGLDVDVPTRLEGWLFCTPARKLLWLALQPFFYSLRPLCVNPKAVTRMEVCNALVQLAADATIFTLGGLKPMAYLLASSLLGLGLHPISGHFVAEHYMFLKGHETYSYYGPLNWITFNVGYHMEHHDFPSIPGRNLPLVRKIAPEYYDHLPQHHSW; this is encoded by the exons ATGCGGCCGGACCCTCATCTCAAGTGGGCGGTGCTGGTGCTGGTGCTGGCACAGCTGCTGGCCTGCTGGCTCGTGCGGGGGCTGGCGTGGCGCTGGCTGCTCTTCTGGGCCTACGCCTTTGGCGGCTGTGTGAACCACTCGCTGACGCTGGCCATCCACGACATCTCACACAACGCCGCCTTTGGCACGGGCCGCGCCGCCCACAACCGCTGGTTCGCTGTGTTTGCCAACCTGCCCGTGGGCTTGCCCTACGCTGCCTCCTTCAAGAAGTACCATGTGGACCACCACCGCTACCTGGGCGGCGACGGGCTGGACGTGGACGTGCCCACGCGCCTGGAGGGCTGGCTCTTCTGCACGCCGGCCCGCAAGCTGCTCTGGTTGGCGCTGCAGCCGTTCTTCTACTCCCTGCGGCCGCTGTGCGTGAACCCCAAGGCCGTGACCCGCATGGAGGTGTGCAACGCCCTGGTGCAGCTGGCAGCCGATGCCACCATCTTCACCCTCGGGGGGCTCAAGCCCATGGCCTACCTGCTGGCCAGCTCcctgctgggcctgggcctgcacCCCATCTCGGGCCACTTTGTGGCCGAGCACTATATGTTCCTCAAGGGCCACGAGACCTACTCCTACTACGGGCCCCTCAACTGGATCACCTTCAACGTGGGCTACCACATGGAGCACCACGACTTCCCCAGCATCCCGGGCCGCAACCTGCCCCTG GTGCGGAAGATCGCGCCCGAGTACTACGACCACCTGCCGCAGCACCACTCCTGGTGA